In a single window of the Anaerocolumna cellulosilytica genome:
- a CDS encoding LacI family DNA-binding transcriptional regulator yields MPKQLTIYDIAKEVGVSAATVSRAISGRGYVSEANKVKIMELVQKYNFRPNTFAQNLQAGFTKTIGYIVPHIGNMYFANVYYEFERWASSHGYMTILLNSKGDYNLESKFLKSLKEKHVDGIVMMGGRMDERNLPENHVREIQEMRQSIPIVSCGPEAERFGCNGIYTDDVKGVEELLLFLKSRGYKRICFIGGGDQYYPSYIKKKTAYVVGEKLGLEVSVRWLTGNEVFSFSAGYDSLKILIEEGRPLPEVICGINDYVALGAVNCALESGLKIPEDIAVTGFDDVSITTMTPVHITSISPRYEYFGKKVFNSLHKLMQAKTLPTGKTSLIKPEIIIRGSTR; encoded by the coding sequence ATGCCGAAGCAATTAACCATTTATGATATTGCAAAGGAAGTTGGGGTCTCCGCAGCAACGGTATCAAGAGCAATATCAGGGAGAGGTTACGTATCAGAAGCAAATAAAGTGAAAATTATGGAGTTAGTACAGAAATATAATTTCAGACCAAATACCTTTGCGCAGAATCTGCAAGCAGGGTTTACGAAAACCATCGGTTATATTGTACCTCACATTGGCAATATGTATTTTGCAAATGTTTATTATGAATTTGAAAGATGGGCTTCAAGCCATGGATATATGACCATTTTGTTAAACTCCAAAGGGGATTACAATCTTGAGTCTAAGTTCTTAAAGTCCCTGAAAGAAAAGCATGTAGACGGAATTGTTATGATGGGAGGACGGATGGACGAGCGTAATCTCCCGGAAAACCACGTTAGGGAGATACAAGAGATGAGGCAGAGTATTCCGATTGTGTCCTGTGGCCCTGAAGCAGAACGATTTGGCTGTAATGGCATTTATACCGATGATGTTAAAGGTGTAGAAGAATTACTTCTGTTCTTAAAATCCAGAGGTTATAAAAGGATTTGTTTTATCGGAGGAGGAGATCAGTATTATCCTTCCTATATAAAGAAGAAGACCGCTTATGTGGTTGGAGAGAAACTGGGACTTGAAGTTTCAGTAAGATGGCTTACAGGCAACGAAGTATTCAGTTTCAGTGCTGGTTATGACAGCCTGAAAATACTAATAGAAGAAGGAAGACCTTTACCGGAAGTTATCTGTGGTATTAATGATTATGTAGCTCTTGGAGCAGTTAACTGTGCGCTGGAAAGCGGTTTAAAAATACCGGAGGATATAGCTGTCACCGGTTTTGATGATGTCAGTATAACAACCATGACGCCGGTTCATATAACATCCATCAGTCCAAGGTATGAGTACTTTGGTAAGAAGGTATTTAACAGCCTTCATAAGCTGATGCAAGCCAAAACCTTACCTACAGGCAAGACTTCATTAATTAAACCAGAGATTATTATCAGAGGCAGTACGAGATAA
- a CDS encoding flavin reductase family protein — MSKINIEPSCVFSPQPMYLIGTKDEEGIPNFCIITWIGFSFDKTPHLMMTMGGSKQTKTNILRDKMFSANLVSEDIIWLADYFGTAGTEEKRKSKVAYDYEWGNALKVPVLEQSKWVYECEVTKIIELDGSHLFLSDIKNIQIDKAFEGIDLEMIDLKKLNTAIYAPYNYFSIGERIGSCGEWKNHLVND, encoded by the coding sequence ATGTCAAAGATAAATATAGAGCCTAGTTGTGTATTCAGCCCTCAACCCATGTATCTGATAGGCACAAAGGATGAAGAGGGAATACCTAATTTTTGTATTATAACATGGATTGGGTTTTCCTTTGATAAAACACCCCACTTAATGATGACAATGGGAGGCAGCAAGCAAACAAAAACAAATATACTGCGCGATAAAATGTTTTCAGCAAATTTAGTTAGCGAGGATATAATATGGCTTGCAGACTATTTTGGAACTGCCGGTACTGAGGAAAAAAGGAAGAGCAAAGTAGCATATGATTATGAATGGGGCAATGCTCTAAAGGTACCTGTTCTCGAGCAAAGCAAGTGGGTATACGAGTGTGAAGTAACCAAAATAATTGAATTAGACGGAAGTCACCTATTCCTATCAGATATAAAGAATATACAGATTGATAAAGCTTTTGAAGGAATCGACCTTGAAATGATAGATTTGAAGAAACTGAATACTGCTATATATGCACCTTATAATTACTTCTCAATTGGGGAAAGAATTGGTAGTTGCGGCGAATGGAAAAATCATTTGGTAAATGATTAA
- a CDS encoding GNAT family N-acetyltransferase, whose amino-acid sequence MIELRKIDSKNVWKVIRLTVDAEQEDFVATNTESIIEAYTTITAGGVALPFGIYDKDCLVGFVMFGYGTSGDEDDPVIARDNYCIWRFMIDKNYQHQGIGKKALLASLEYLKSMPCGKAEYCWLSYEPENVIAKKLYSSVGFHENGEVCGDEIVSVLKLHNNK is encoded by the coding sequence ATGATAGAACTGAGAAAGATTGATTCAAAAAATGTATGGAAAGTAATCAGATTGACTGTAGATGCTGAACAAGAAGATTTTGTGGCTACCAACACGGAGAGTATTATAGAAGCATATACTACCATAACTGCAGGTGGTGTAGCATTACCGTTTGGTATTTATGATAAGGATTGCCTGGTTGGGTTTGTTATGTTTGGATATGGGACATCTGGCGATGAAGATGACCCGGTAATTGCCAGGGATAACTATTGCATTTGGCGTTTTATGATTGACAAGAATTATCAGCATCAAGGAATTGGTAAGAAAGCTTTGCTAGCATCCTTAGAATACTTAAAGTCTATGCCATGCGGTAAAGCTGAGTACTGTTGGCTTTCTTACGAACCTGAGAATGTGATTGCAAAAAAACTTTATTCATCGGTGGGATTTCATGAAAATGGTGAGGTGTGCGGAGATGAAATTGTCTCTGTTTTAAAACTACATAATAATAAGTAG
- a CDS encoding AraC family transcriptional regulator, with protein MNEKYKLLREQLPHGNAMFPLMIHDIESDCSFKERVGCHWHEEIEILVVTKGMGEIHIDNRSYSLAKDTIVFIPSNHLHSMTGEVGISLDFFAVVFDIAFLNSFVNDVIQQQYFNSVKREETVFTEYIIPTFDWERRVLCLLLEIRELFEKKETAYELSIKAKLYAIWHLLYVHSSKNRTTPPKYADYQIEVTKSIIAYIKEHYESSISLTELSKRFNLSVGHLCRFFKSMTKMSVVEYINYYRISISAELLKETGRDIGEIAVMTGFNNISYYNKTFRKYMHMTPSKFRQMIG; from the coding sequence ATGAATGAAAAATACAAGCTGCTAAGAGAACAGCTTCCTCATGGAAATGCTATGTTTCCACTTATGATTCATGACATTGAGTCAGATTGCAGTTTTAAGGAGCGGGTGGGCTGTCACTGGCATGAGGAGATTGAGATTCTGGTCGTGACAAAAGGGATGGGAGAAATACATATTGATAACCGAAGCTATTCTTTAGCGAAAGATACAATTGTCTTTATTCCATCAAACCATCTTCATTCCATGACCGGAGAAGTGGGAATATCCTTAGATTTTTTTGCTGTTGTATTTGATATAGCTTTTTTAAACAGCTTTGTTAATGATGTAATTCAGCAACAGTATTTTAACAGCGTAAAACGTGAAGAAACAGTATTTACAGAATATATTATACCTACATTCGATTGGGAGAGGCGTGTCCTTTGCCTGCTTTTAGAAATACGGGAGCTATTCGAGAAAAAAGAAACCGCATATGAACTGAGCATAAAAGCAAAGCTGTATGCAATCTGGCATCTGCTTTATGTTCATTCTAGTAAAAACAGGACTACTCCACCCAAATATGCAGACTATCAGATTGAGGTGACCAAATCTATCATTGCATATATTAAAGAACATTATGAAAGCTCTATTTCATTAACTGAATTGTCTAAGAGGTTCAATCTTAGCGTTGGACATCTCTGTCGATTCTTTAAATCCATGACAAAAATGTCTGTCGTAGAATATATCAATTATTACCGTATTAGCATTAGCGCAGAACTTCTAAAAGAAACAGGCCGGGACATTGGAGAGATTGCTGTGATGACAGGCTTTAATAATATCAGCTATTATAATAAAACCTTCAGAAAATATATGCATATGACACCCTCCAAGTTCCGGCAAATGATTGGATGA
- a CDS encoding M56 family metallopeptidase, giving the protein MFLTIVSLSVVCSFIIGCVVLIDKIYKKNYSRQWIYITWAVIAIRLIIPVNLGIIEAPVSVNTNMTFAGFNASVEMVSNESFKVSKDANLEQGNNIITESNNTEESSIPSAEFIQKADSNKIDSRAQYSFSIRDSFTFIWVTGFIVFLLYHLTAYVYLKVKLRRWCISCKDEKIVHEFQTLCIEMGITHKINLLICNQVKSPILIGIIKPCIILPTQEFTLEQYRFILKHELIHYKHHDLLYKFILLLANAVHWFNPFVHYMVYLANNVIELYCDERLIAGNNLSYRENYSKTILQIMTGTGKKDYILLSTGFSSRKKQLKNRFYQIMNSKPSKKGVVFVVSMICLILVAGNVMAWFLPVKNVNADRKGMLNSAENITTLSNLPQDSESVPEPLEKVNNILVVGIDGNNTEDYLRADSILMVSINPDTKKVFLTSFLRDIYVEIPQQGKHKLSMAFELGGTNLIKNTLEENFGITIDHTMTIQMKVFEDIINSIGGVRITLTEKEADFLNTTNYITEKKNRNVIAGEQILNGNQALGYVRVSKVPTLQGEQNDLGRTLRLKEVVLSVIEDCSKKDIKILTQVATDFISIVSADLRIDKIIECFNLVMEEDVTIQNLTIPVKDSYTQNIEKGRIILDIDLKVNRKELEQINQ; this is encoded by the coding sequence TTGTTTCTAACAATAGTAAGCTTGTCTGTGGTATGCTCTTTTATCATTGGATGTGTTGTATTAATAGATAAAATATATAAGAAGAACTATTCAAGGCAATGGATATACATAACCTGGGCTGTTATTGCAATTCGTCTTATAATACCTGTAAACCTGGGAATAATAGAGGCACCGGTATCGGTTAATACGAATATGACTTTTGCAGGCTTTAATGCATCTGTTGAAATGGTAAGTAATGAAAGTTTTAAGGTTTCAAAGGATGCTAATTTAGAGCAAGGAAATAACATAATAACTGAAAGCAATAATACGGAAGAAAGCAGCATTCCTTCAGCAGAATTTATACAGAAGGCTGATTCAAACAAAATTGACAGTAGAGCACAGTATTCATTTTCTATACGCGACAGTTTTACTTTTATCTGGGTAACGGGTTTCATAGTCTTTTTACTCTATCATTTAACAGCATATGTGTACCTTAAAGTAAAATTGAGACGATGGTGTATTTCATGTAAAGATGAAAAAATAGTACATGAATTTCAAACACTTTGTATAGAAATGGGAATTACCCATAAGATAAACCTCTTAATTTGTAACCAAGTAAAATCCCCAATACTAATTGGGATTATTAAGCCTTGCATTATCTTACCCACACAAGAATTTACTTTGGAACAATACCGCTTTATATTAAAACATGAATTAATTCATTATAAGCATCACGATTTACTGTATAAATTTATTTTATTGTTAGCAAATGCTGTACACTGGTTTAACCCATTCGTACATTATATGGTGTATCTTGCTAATAACGTCATTGAATTATATTGTGATGAAAGATTAATTGCTGGCAACAATCTATCGTATCGTGAAAATTATAGTAAAACAATACTTCAGATAATGACTGGTACTGGGAAAAAGGATTATATCCTTCTTTCAACCGGTTTTAGCAGCAGAAAGAAACAGTTAAAAAACCGTTTCTATCAGATAATGAATTCTAAACCAAGTAAAAAAGGGGTTGTATTTGTCGTAAGCATGATTTGTCTTATCTTAGTTGCCGGTAATGTGATGGCCTGGTTTTTACCTGTTAAGAATGTTAATGCCGATCGGAAGGGTATGCTAAATAGTGCAGAAAATATAACTACTCTTTCTAACCTCCCACAAGATAGTGAGTCTGTCCCTGAGCCATTAGAAAAGGTAAACAATATATTAGTGGTTGGTATTGACGGGAATAACACGGAAGATTACTTGCGTGCAGACAGTATTTTAATGGTTAGTATAAATCCTGACACAAAAAAAGTATTCCTAACTTCATTTTTACGTGATATATATGTGGAGATACCACAACAAGGTAAACATAAATTAAGTATGGCTTTTGAATTAGGCGGTACCAATCTTATAAAGAACACCTTAGAAGAGAACTTTGGGATTACAATTGACCATACAATGACCATACAAATGAAGGTCTTTGAAGATATTATTAATTCCATCGGCGGAGTAAGAATAACTTTAACAGAGAAAGAAGCAGACTTTCTTAATACTACTAATTACATAACTGAAAAGAAAAACAGGAATGTAATTGCCGGAGAACAGATATTAAATGGTAATCAAGCACTTGGATATGTGCGTGTAAGTAAAGTACCTACCCTACAGGGAGAGCAAAATGACTTGGGTAGAACCCTGCGTTTAAAAGAAGTAGTATTGTCTGTCATTGAAGATTGCAGCAAAAAGGATATCAAGATACTGACACAGGTTGCCACAGATTTTATTTCTATTGTGTCGGCTGATTTAAGAATAGATAAAATAATTGAATGTTTTAATCTTGTAATGGAAGAGGATGTTACCATTCAAAATTTAACGATTCCTGTAAAAGACTCTTACACACAGAACATTGAGAAGGGCAGGATTATCCTTGACATTGATTTAAAAGTAAACAGGAAGGAGTTGGAACAAATCAATCAATAG
- a CDS encoding glycoside hydrolase family 30 protein: MKKRWSVVVVCLLVLLTGCGRAANSNRTVAPADDKMSQEGTAESETNKENKNTTGGVMNMKINLSEKYQIIESFGTSGCWWSQYVGGWDNEYKDTGRSVRDEIAMLLFDREYGIGLNSYRYNIGAGSADSGKGKYYDPHRRAQSFETAPFTYNWNKDANAVWFMRKAVELGVEEIIMFSNSPLERLTMNGTAQVTKGRKENILPENYDAFARYVMDVAEHFVEEGIPVKYISPVNEPQWEWTEGQEGCHYEPAKIPKLYRAFLTELTSRPALKDVVLSGPESGEWKGDAILYTSALLNDSVLGGYFDTIDNHSYWSDTASKVAFKRWMDVNYPEVKLRMSEWCQMVNGSDVTMDSAFELARVLQEDLTVLDVVSWQNWVGVAPGGYRDGLIYVNEGKKTLNPLKRLWGYGNYSKFIRPSYQRVEVSDSTPNEFRPVAFTGTNDEGKKELVLVVLNQSDVNKKLLLDIQGAVEYTDISVYETSESCNLDRITNEKYGVGDAVEVGKQSITTIILSEGW; the protein is encoded by the coding sequence ATGAAAAAAAGATGGAGTGTGGTAGTCGTCTGCCTGCTTGTTCTGTTAACCGGCTGCGGGAGAGCAGCGAATTCCAACAGAACAGTTGCTCCTGCTGATGATAAGATGTCACAAGAGGGGACGGCAGAATCTGAAACGAACAAAGAAAACAAGAATACAACAGGGGGAGTAATGAATATGAAAATTAATTTATCAGAGAAATATCAGATAATCGAAAGCTTCGGAACCAGCGGCTGCTGGTGGTCACAATACGTTGGTGGCTGGGATAATGAATATAAGGATACCGGACGTTCCGTAAGAGATGAGATTGCCATGCTTTTATTTGACAGAGAGTATGGTATCGGACTTAACAGTTATCGCTATAATATCGGGGCAGGTTCTGCCGACAGCGGCAAGGGAAAGTACTATGATCCGCATCGAAGAGCACAGAGTTTTGAAACAGCACCCTTTACCTATAACTGGAATAAGGATGCGAATGCCGTTTGGTTTATGAGAAAAGCCGTAGAACTGGGAGTAGAAGAAATTATTATGTTCAGTAACAGTCCACTGGAGCGTTTGACCATGAACGGAACGGCACAGGTGACAAAGGGCCGTAAGGAGAATATCCTCCCTGAGAATTATGATGCTTTTGCCAGATATGTAATGGATGTGGCAGAGCATTTTGTAGAAGAAGGGATTCCTGTAAAATACATTTCTCCCGTCAATGAACCACAATGGGAGTGGACGGAAGGACAGGAAGGGTGTCATTACGAACCCGCTAAAATACCAAAGCTATATCGTGCATTCCTAACAGAGCTAACTAGCAGACCGGCGTTAAAAGACGTAGTGCTTTCAGGACCTGAGAGCGGGGAATGGAAGGGAGATGCTATCTTATATACTAGTGCTCTCTTAAATGACTCTGTCCTTGGCGGTTATTTCGATACTATCGATAATCATTCCTACTGGTCTGACACCGCATCAAAGGTCGCCTTTAAGAGATGGATGGATGTTAACTATCCGGAGGTTAAGCTGCGTATGAGTGAATGGTGTCAAATGGTAAACGGCTCCGATGTCACAATGGATTCCGCCTTTGAACTTGCAAGGGTACTACAAGAGGATCTAACGGTACTGGATGTTGTATCCTGGCAGAACTGGGTAGGTGTAGCACCCGGCGGTTATCGTGATGGACTTATTTATGTGAATGAAGGAAAGAAAACACTGAACCCATTAAAACGGTTATGGGGTTATGGCAATTACTCTAAATTTATACGACCCAGTTATCAAAGGGTGGAGGTCTCAGACAGCACTCCGAACGAATTTAGGCCGGTTGCCTTTACCGGTACGAATGATGAGGGGAAGAAGGAGTTGGTGCTGGTAGTTTTGAACCAGTCTGATGTTAATAAAAAACTTTTGCTTGATATTCAAGGGGCAGTAGAATATACTGATATAAGTGTATACGAAACCTCAGAAAGCTGTAATTTAGACAGAATTACTAATGAAAAATACGGCGTGGGAGATGCAGTTGAGGTCGGGAAGCAATCTATAACTACAATTATTTTGTCAGAGGGCTGGTGA
- a CDS encoding BlaI/MecI/CopY family transcriptional regulator gives MEYKENYERLPDSELLVMQIIWQSKKAIGTGKIVELVCEQKNWSRSTVQVLLARLEERGFVEIKKRGRLNYYVPLIKEEEYLTKETKTFLGQFYGNSYKKLIASLAQNQEITEEDIDDIIQIIKEAKGGEEVE, from the coding sequence GTGGAGTATAAAGAAAATTATGAAAGACTACCTGATTCAGAATTACTTGTGATGCAGATTATATGGCAGTCTAAAAAAGCGATAGGGACAGGTAAAATTGTGGAATTGGTATGTGAACAAAAAAACTGGTCTCGCTCTACCGTACAGGTATTGCTGGCACGTTTGGAGGAACGGGGTTTTGTTGAAATAAAAAAAAGGGGAAGGCTTAATTATTATGTTCCATTAATAAAAGAAGAGGAGTATTTGACAAAAGAAACAAAAACTTTTCTTGGGCAGTTTTATGGGAATTCATATAAAAAATTAATTGCTTCCCTAGCGCAAAATCAAGAAATAACAGAGGAAGATATAGATGATATTATTCAAATCATAAAAGAGGCAAAGGGGGGTGAGGAGGTTGAGTAA
- a CDS encoding glycoside hydrolase family 31 protein → MIFLNVNKTLIIRHQTEQLCIEAWGQDSLRVRATHYRNFTGRNWALSEEVPEEQKSAEITIDDCQSALIRNGRLSAKVNAAGVLSFFKDDTLFLREYYRNYFGTESGESCCLKIIGRDYKPIIGGDYALTVRFESNDGERLFGMGQYQQSYLDLKGCILELAQRNSQVSIPFAVSSLGYGFLWNCPAVGKVSFGKNYTEWRAEVTKEMDYWITVGDTPAQIVEHYTEVTGRAPAIPEGLLGLWQCKLRYRTQEEVLTVARKYHNLSIPLDVIVIDFFHWTRQGDWHFDSEYWPDPKAMCDELHSMGVKVVVSIWPTVDKKSENFYEMFERGLLIRTERGSIQTYDFQGDCLEIDVTNPEAREFIWEKCKTNYYDYGIDMFWLDNAEPDYAVYDFDNYRYALGCALEVSNIYPQMYAKAFCDGITALGREKEMLHLVRSAWAGSQKYNTLVWSGDIPSTFEALRDQLSGGLNIGLAGIPWWTTDIGGFMTDDVDDPAFKELLLRWFEFAVYCPILRMHGDRGPHNIPPLSDKEYGGGSLYTGQSNELWSYGEDAFAIMKKQLDRRLSLKPYIEGLMKEASEKGAPLMRTMFYEFPEDKKCWELAEQYMFGSEYLVAPILYPGEYEREVYLPAGTWRNLIDDKEYQGGQTISCLAPIEEIPVFQRIV, encoded by the coding sequence ATGATTTTTTTGAATGTAAACAAGACTCTGATTATTCGTCATCAAACGGAGCAACTCTGCATTGAGGCCTGGGGACAGGATTCTCTTCGAGTGAGAGCAACACATTACAGGAATTTCACCGGGCGAAACTGGGCTCTTAGCGAGGAAGTACCGGAAGAACAGAAATCTGCTGAAATTACAATTGATGATTGCCAATCTGCTCTTATTCGAAACGGCCGACTGAGCGCGAAGGTTAATGCTGCTGGTGTACTATCCTTTTTTAAAGACGATACGCTTTTCCTGAGGGAATACTATCGGAATTATTTTGGTACGGAGAGTGGAGAGAGCTGCTGCTTAAAGATTATTGGAAGAGATTATAAGCCAATTATAGGAGGCGATTATGCACTTACCGTGCGTTTTGAAAGTAATGATGGAGAAAGGCTTTTTGGAATGGGGCAATATCAGCAGTCCTATTTAGACTTAAAAGGATGCATCCTGGAACTTGCACAGCGAAATTCTCAGGTATCAATACCATTTGCTGTGTCAAGTCTTGGATATGGGTTTCTCTGGAATTGTCCGGCTGTAGGAAAAGTATCTTTTGGTAAGAATTATACTGAATGGAGGGCAGAGGTTACGAAAGAGATGGATTATTGGATTACGGTGGGAGATACCCCGGCTCAAATTGTGGAACATTATACAGAGGTGACCGGTCGTGCGCCTGCCATACCGGAGGGTCTTTTAGGGCTCTGGCAATGCAAACTGCGTTATCGCACCCAGGAGGAAGTTTTGACAGTGGCAAGGAAATATCATAATCTTTCCATTCCTCTAGATGTTATTGTTATTGATTTTTTTCATTGGACTAGGCAAGGTGACTGGCACTTTGATTCGGAATACTGGCCGGATCCCAAGGCGATGTGCGATGAACTTCACTCCATGGGTGTTAAAGTAGTAGTGTCCATATGGCCAACGGTAGATAAAAAAAGCGAAAATTTTTATGAAATGTTTGAGAGAGGACTTCTTATCCGTACCGAGCGGGGAAGCATTCAAACATACGATTTTCAGGGGGACTGTCTGGAGATAGATGTTACGAATCCAGAGGCAAGAGAATTCATCTGGGAGAAATGTAAAACGAATTATTATGACTATGGTATTGATATGTTTTGGCTTGATAATGCAGAACCGGATTATGCAGTATATGACTTTGATAATTATCGTTATGCTCTGGGATGTGCTCTGGAGGTAAGTAATATCTATCCGCAGATGTATGCAAAAGCATTCTGTGACGGAATAACCGCCCTTGGGCGTGAAAAAGAAATGCTTCACCTGGTTCGTAGTGCATGGGCTGGAAGCCAGAAGTACAATACACTAGTCTGGTCAGGCGACATACCAAGCACCTTTGAAGCGCTTCGTGACCAGCTAAGTGGGGGATTAAATATTGGCCTTGCTGGTATTCCCTGGTGGACTACGGACATTGGTGGTTTTATGACAGATGACGTAGACGATCCGGCATTTAAGGAATTGCTTTTACGCTGGTTTGAGTTTGCGGTATATTGTCCGATTTTAAGAATGCATGGGGATCGTGGCCCTCATAACATTCCACCTCTATCGGATAAGGAATACGGCGGTGGAAGCCTCTATACCGGCCAATCTAATGAACTCTGGAGTTATGGAGAGGATGCATTTGCTATTATGAAAAAGCAGTTAGACAGAAGGCTGTCCTTAAAGCCATACATAGAGGGGCTTATGAAAGAAGCAAGCGAAAAAGGTGCGCCGTTAATGCGTACTATGTTCTATGAATTTCCGGAGGATAAAAAATGTTGGGAATTGGCAGAGCAGTATATGTTCGGTTCAGAATACTTGGTTGCTCCAATTTTATATCCGGGTGAATATGAGCGAGAAGTCTATCTTCCAGCCGGTACTTGGAGAAATCTAATTGATGACAAGGAATATCAAGGAGGGCAGACTATTAGCTGTCTGGCTCCTATTGAGGAAATCCCGGTATTTCAAAGAATCGTTTAG
- a CDS encoding glycoside hydrolase family 35 protein, whose amino-acid sequence MVPNTIEIKDKFYVNGKPVQIISGAIHYFRIVPEYWRDRLEKLKAMGCNTVETYVPWNLHEPQKGTYCFEGILDIKKFLEIAAELELWVIFRPSPYICAEWEFGGLPAWLLAEDGMRFRSSYPGFMQHTADYYKKLFEITAPLQLPLGGPIILIQIENEYGYYADDTGYLEQMKQLMADNGACVPFVTSDGPWGDALACGKLDGVLPTGNFGSKMKAQFDVLKEHTNGGPLMCMEFWVGWFDHWGNGGHKTSNLEENCKDLDEALQYGNINIYMFIGGTNFGFMNGSNYYDELTPDVTSYDYDAVLTECGDITPKYEAFREIIGKYVKIPNVEFTTKIQKKAYGRLNCKERVGLFESLEDISVPIPDLFPKSMEKLGQSYGYTLYRSFLIKEKKLNKIRLYNANDRAKIYISQEPVVTLYDRELLTEHEISCDFKKGSSIDILMENMGRVNFGPYLDKQRKGIDGSVVINDHQHMNWEHYTLPLDNLHKLNFTKGFREQKPAFYRFEFLAEEKGDTFIDMEGWGKGCVFINGFNLGRFWEIGPQKTLYLPAPLLKEGINEIIVFETEGKASEQLILRDKPDLG is encoded by the coding sequence ATGGTACCTAATACAATAGAAATCAAGGATAAGTTTTATGTAAATGGTAAACCTGTACAGATTATATCAGGTGCAATTCACTATTTTAGAATAGTACCGGAGTACTGGAGGGACCGCTTAGAGAAATTAAAGGCTATGGGCTGTAATACGGTAGAAACCTATGTGCCTTGGAATCTTCATGAGCCACAAAAAGGGACTTATTGCTTTGAGGGAATACTCGATATTAAGAAATTCTTAGAGATTGCAGCAGAGCTTGAATTATGGGTAATTTTTAGACCCTCCCCTTACATCTGTGCGGAATGGGAATTTGGCGGACTTCCCGCCTGGCTTCTTGCAGAAGACGGAATGCGTTTTAGAAGCAGTTATCCAGGCTTTATGCAGCATACAGCAGATTATTATAAGAAACTCTTTGAGATTACAGCGCCCTTACAGTTGCCTTTAGGCGGCCCAATCATATTGATTCAGATTGAAAATGAATATGGGTATTATGCAGATGATACAGGTTACTTAGAACAGATGAAACAACTGATGGCAGACAACGGAGCTTGTGTCCCATTTGTTACCTCCGACGGTCCATGGGGAGATGCTTTAGCCTGCGGCAAACTGGATGGGGTATTACCCACAGGGAACTTCGGTTCCAAGATGAAAGCACAGTTTGACGTATTAAAAGAGCATACCAATGGCGGTCCTCTCATGTGCATGGAATTCTGGGTAGGATGGTTCGACCATTGGGGTAACGGAGGACATAAAACCTCTAATCTGGAAGAGAACTGCAAGGATTTAGATGAAGCCTTACAGTATGGTAATATAAACATCTACATGTTCATTGGCGGTACAAACTTCGGTTTTATGAATGGTTCTAACTATTACGATGAGCTTACCCCGGATGTAACCTCCTATGACTATGATGCGGTATTAACTGAGTGTGGTGATATTACTCCAAAATACGAAGCGTTTAGGGAAATCATTGGTAAGTATGTGAAGATTCCGAACGTGGAATTTACCACGAAGATACAGAAAAAAGCTTATGGAAGGCTTAACTGTAAAGAAAGAGTGGGATTATTTGAGAGCCTTGAGGATATTTCTGTACCGATACCTGATTTGTTCCCGAAATCCATGGAAAAGCTTGGACAAAGTTATGGATACACCTTATACCGTTCTTTCCTTATAAAGGAGAAAAAGCTAAATAAAATTCGTTTATATAATGCCAACGACAGAGCAAAAATATATATTTCACAGGAACCGGTTGTAACTCTGTATGATAGAGAGCTGCTTACCGAACACGAGATATCCTGCGACTTTAAAAAAGGCAGTTCCATTGATATACTTATGGAGAATATGGGAAGAGTAAATTTTGGACCCTATCTGGATAAGCAGCGCAAAGGAATAGACGGAAGTGTGGTAATCAATGATCATCAGCATATGAACTGGGAACACTATACACTGCCCTTGGATAATCTTCATAAATTGAATTTTACCAAAGGCTTTAGAGAGCAGAAACCTGCCTTCTACCGCTTTGAGTTCCTCGCAGAAGAAAAAGGTGATACTTTCATTGATATGGAAGGCTGGGGAAAAGGCTGTGTCTTTATAAATGGCTTTAATCTGGGGCGTTTCTGGGAAATCGGGCCACAGAAGACATTATACCTGCCTGCGCCATTGTTAAAAGAGGGTATCAACGAGATTATCGTATTCGAGACAGAAGGAAAAGCATCAGAGCAGTTGATCCTACGTGATAAACCGGATTTGGGTTAA